One Microbacterium esteraromaticum genomic window carries:
- the rocD gene encoding ornithine--oxo-acid transaminase, which yields MMSTAAQGSSAEPHVAENYHPLPVVLAEGEGVWVTDADGKRYLDLLAAYSAVNFGHRHPAIVDALVTQLGRITLTSRAFMNDQLEPFAAALATLCGKELVLPMNTGAEAVETGIKVARAWGYRVKGIAEGRARIIVAAGNFHGRTTTIVSFSDDPEARDDFGPYTPGFDTVPYGDADAIAAAITDDTAAVLIEPIQGEGGVIIPPEGYLRRVREICDEKNVLFVADEIQSGLGRVGETFACDREGVVPDLYLLGKALGGGILPVSAVVGDRDVLGVIRPGEHGSTFGGNPLAAAVGTKVVEMLSTGEFQERARQLGAHLSSALEPLIGYGVTAVRIAGLWAGVDIDPSYGTGRETAERLRERGVLVKDTHGQTIRIAPPLVIRATELDWAVEQLRLVLES from the coding sequence ATGATGTCGACCGCGGCGCAGGGATCCTCCGCCGAGCCTCACGTCGCCGAGAACTACCACCCGCTGCCCGTGGTCCTCGCCGAGGGCGAGGGCGTGTGGGTGACGGATGCCGACGGCAAGCGCTACCTCGACCTTCTGGCCGCGTACTCGGCGGTGAACTTCGGCCACCGGCATCCGGCGATCGTCGACGCGCTCGTCACGCAGCTCGGCCGGATCACGCTCACCAGCCGCGCGTTCATGAACGACCAGCTGGAGCCCTTCGCCGCAGCGCTCGCGACGCTGTGCGGCAAAGAGCTCGTGCTGCCGATGAACACCGGCGCCGAGGCCGTCGAGACGGGCATCAAGGTCGCCCGCGCCTGGGGCTACCGGGTCAAGGGAATCGCCGAGGGCAGGGCTCGCATCATCGTCGCGGCCGGCAACTTCCACGGTCGCACGACGACGATCGTCAGCTTCAGCGACGATCCCGAGGCGCGCGACGACTTCGGTCCGTACACCCCCGGCTTCGACACCGTGCCGTACGGAGACGCGGATGCGATCGCCGCGGCTATCACCGACGACACCGCCGCGGTGCTGATCGAGCCGATCCAGGGCGAGGGCGGGGTCATCATCCCGCCCGAGGGGTACCTGCGCCGCGTGCGCGAGATCTGCGACGAGAAGAACGTGCTGTTCGTCGCCGACGAGATCCAGTCGGGCCTGGGCAGGGTCGGCGAGACCTTCGCGTGCGATCGCGAGGGTGTCGTGCCCGACCTGTACCTGCTCGGCAAGGCGCTCGGCGGGGGCATCCTGCCTGTCTCGGCCGTCGTCGGCGACCGTGACGTGCTCGGTGTGATCCGCCCGGGTGAGCACGGCTCGACGTTCGGCGGCAACCCTCTCGCCGCCGCCGTCGGCACGAAGGTCGTCGAGATGCTCTCGACCGGCGAGTTCCAGGAGCGCGCGCGTCAGCTGGGCGCGCACCTGTCGTCGGCGCTAGAACCGCTCATCGGCTATGGGGTCACCGCGGTGCGCATCGCCGGCCTGTGGGCGGGTGTCGACATCGATCCCTCGTACGGCACAGGACGCGAGACGGCCGAGCGGCTCCGCGAGCGCGGCGTGCTCGTCAAGGACACGCACGGTCAGACGATCCGCATCGCCCCGCCGCTGGTGATCCGCGCGACCGAGCTCGACTGGGCCGTAGAGCAGCTGCGCCTCGTGCTCGAGTCCTAA
- the ddaH gene encoding dimethylargininase, translated as MSTPETASAVADATRTAHHRRYLMCRPEHFTVSYKINPWMEPAKPTDTAKAVAQWQKLHDLYLELGHEVELIEPLAGYPDMVYTANGGFVIGGRAYVPEFYFEQRRGESPAFAEWFRANGFDTVMPQEVNEGEGDFLLVGDVILAGTGFRSAGDSHREVGDVFGREVVTLNLVDPRFYHLDTALTVLDPVQGVENGGPERANIAYLPGAFDDASRAILEERFPDAILVSDEDGAVFGLNSASDGYNVIISPRAKGFEKQLRERGYNPITVDLSELLLGGGGIKCCTLELRGA; from the coding sequence ATGTCCACGCCTGAGACCGCATCGGCAGTCGCCGACGCGACCCGCACCGCCCACCATCGCCGCTACCTGATGTGCCGACCAGAGCACTTCACGGTCAGCTACAAGATCAACCCGTGGATGGAGCCGGCCAAGCCGACCGACACGGCCAAGGCCGTCGCTCAGTGGCAGAAGCTGCACGACCTCTACCTCGAGCTCGGTCACGAGGTCGAGCTCATCGAACCGCTCGCGGGCTACCCCGACATGGTCTACACCGCCAACGGCGGGTTCGTCATCGGCGGCCGCGCCTACGTGCCCGAGTTCTACTTCGAGCAGCGCCGGGGCGAGTCCCCCGCATTCGCGGAGTGGTTCCGGGCCAACGGCTTCGACACCGTCATGCCGCAGGAGGTCAACGAGGGCGAAGGCGACTTCCTGCTCGTCGGCGATGTGATCCTGGCCGGCACCGGTTTCCGATCCGCCGGCGACAGCCACCGCGAGGTGGGCGATGTCTTCGGCCGTGAGGTCGTCACCCTCAACCTCGTCGACCCGCGCTTCTACCACCTCGACACCGCCCTCACGGTGCTCGACCCTGTGCAGGGCGTCGAGAACGGCGGACCTGAGCGAGCCAACATCGCCTACCTTCCCGGCGCGTTCGACGACGCCAGCCGTGCCATCCTCGAAGAGCGCTTCCCCGACGCGATCCTCGTCAGCGACGAGGACGGCGCCGTGTTCGGGCTGAACTCGGCGAGCGACGGCTACAACGTGATCATCTCGCCGCGCGCGAAGGGCTTCGAGAAGCAGCTGCGCGAGCGCGGCTACAACCCGATCACCGTCGACCTCTCCGAGCTGCTGCTCGGCGGCGGCGGGATCAAGTGCTGCACGCTCGAGCTCCGCGGAGCATGA
- a CDS encoding M14 family zinc carboxypeptidase, producing the protein MKSTPFRSTARLSTKVGCALAGSVLVLAMSASPALAVGEGPNYNGNETINTSILHTYDSMVSELKAQDAKQSALELEVIGQSVKGRDLYLAKYLSDPANPTILFLTQQHGNEQLTTEGALEVIKHLGTGRMKGVLENINILVLPMLNPDGAMGDVDFPLDDYLAAGDRHLTRYNANNVDINRDHVAKTQPEIQALHGSVLTKYDIDYMIDLHHQGTQSRIDGKLVSGSILYPTTPDVAPDVLEGSKRLGAIVYQNVDATGWGHLGKYVGGTANTIARNGIAAEYGISTLLFEMRGMSDHENAGAVLGQKSNGYLRQQTVLTLESTIRAVADGSIDTADISFWDTLSEQRSGPAEDE; encoded by the coding sequence ATGAAAAGCACTCCATTCCGATCGACCGCCCGTCTGAGCACGAAGGTCGGCTGCGCGCTGGCCGGCTCGGTTCTGGTTCTGGCGATGAGCGCATCCCCTGCGCTCGCCGTCGGCGAGGGCCCGAACTACAACGGGAATGAGACGATCAACACGTCTATCCTGCACACCTACGACTCGATGGTCAGCGAGCTCAAGGCCCAGGACGCCAAGCAGTCCGCCCTCGAGCTCGAGGTCATCGGCCAGTCGGTGAAGGGCCGCGACCTGTACCTGGCGAAGTACCTGTCCGACCCGGCCAACCCCACGATCCTGTTCCTCACCCAGCAGCACGGCAACGAGCAGCTCACCACGGAGGGCGCGCTCGAGGTCATCAAGCACCTGGGCACCGGGCGCATGAAGGGCGTACTCGAGAACATCAACATCCTCGTGCTGCCGATGCTCAATCCCGACGGGGCCATGGGCGACGTCGACTTCCCGCTCGACGACTACCTCGCAGCCGGCGACCGCCACCTGACCAGGTACAACGCGAACAACGTCGACATCAACCGCGACCACGTGGCCAAGACGCAGCCTGAGATCCAGGCGCTGCACGGCAGCGTGCTGACGAAGTACGACATCGACTACATGATCGACCTGCACCACCAGGGCACGCAGTCGCGCATCGACGGCAAGCTCGTGTCGGGCTCGATCCTGTATCCGACGACTCCAGACGTCGCCCCGGATGTGCTCGAAGGATCGAAGCGCCTCGGCGCCATCGTCTACCAGAACGTCGACGCGACGGGCTGGGGCCACCTCGGCAAGTACGTCGGCGGCACCGCCAACACGATCGCCCGCAACGGCATCGCGGCCGAGTACGGCATCTCCACCCTGCTGTTCGAGATGCGCGGCATGAGCGACCATGAGAACGCCGGCGCGGTGCTCGGGCAGAAGTCGAACGGGTACCTGCGCCAGCAGACCGTCCTCACCCTCGAGAGCACGATCCGAGCCGTCGCCGACGGCTCGATCGACACCGCGGACATCTCGTTCTGGGACACGCTGTCCGAGCAGCGCTCGGGTCCCGCCGAGGACGAGTGA
- a CDS encoding NAD(P)-dependent alcohol dehydrogenase, with the protein MTESMRAWEQTEYGPASGVRLAERPIPGPGSGEVLLRVRATALNAGDVRIMLGDPLLVRPVFGIRRPRDPVRGMDVAGTVIAKGADVDGVDIGDEVVVELPGGGGLAEYAVAPAARLAQRPQNVSPTDAATLPIAAGTAWQALEAAGTDDGHRVLILGASGGVGTFAVQLAALRGAQVDATCSTRNRAVIEGLGATAIDRGIPPAWLPADTYDAVIEIASGAPLRDLRRLVHEGGSVVLVGGDGGRVLGPVPRMLRAALLSIGSRRRIRSLAAKAEPEILARLLELVADGRVNPLIEREYAFEDAGDAIAHVAGGHTVGKVVVRVSE; encoded by the coding sequence ATGACCGAATCGATGCGCGCGTGGGAGCAGACCGAATACGGCCCGGCGTCTGGCGTCCGTCTCGCCGAGCGCCCCATCCCCGGGCCCGGCAGCGGTGAGGTGCTGCTGCGCGTGCGGGCCACCGCGCTCAACGCCGGCGACGTGCGGATCATGCTCGGCGACCCTCTGCTGGTGCGGCCCGTGTTCGGCATCCGCCGTCCGCGCGATCCCGTTCGCGGCATGGACGTCGCAGGAACGGTCATCGCGAAGGGAGCGGACGTGGACGGCGTGGACATCGGCGACGAGGTCGTCGTCGAGCTGCCGGGCGGGGGAGGGCTCGCCGAGTACGCCGTCGCTCCCGCCGCGCGGCTCGCGCAGCGGCCTCAGAACGTGTCTCCGACGGATGCGGCGACCCTCCCCATCGCGGCGGGCACGGCCTGGCAGGCTCTCGAGGCGGCGGGGACCGACGACGGGCATCGCGTGCTGATCCTCGGTGCCTCGGGCGGTGTCGGCACCTTCGCGGTGCAGCTCGCCGCGCTGCGAGGAGCGCAGGTGGACGCCACGTGCAGCACGCGCAACCGCGCCGTGATCGAAGGCCTCGGCGCGACCGCGATCGACCGCGGCATCCCACCGGCGTGGCTGCCCGCCGACACCTACGACGCCGTGATCGAGATCGCGAGCGGGGCGCCGCTGCGCGACCTGCGGCGCCTGGTGCACGAGGGCGGATCGGTCGTGCTCGTCGGAGGCGACGGCGGTCGAGTGCTCGGACCCGTGCCCCGGATGCTGAGGGCTGCGCTGCTCTCGATCGGATCGCGCCGTCGCATCCGGTCTCTCGCCGCCAAGGCCGAGCCGGAGATCCTCGCGCGACTGCTCGAGCTCGTCGCTGACGGGCGGGTGAACCCGCTGATCGAGCGTGAGTACGCATTCGAGGACGCCGGCGACGCCATCGCCCACGTCGCAGGTGGGCACACGGTGGGCAAGGTCGTCGTGCGCGTCTCGGAGTGA
- a CDS encoding helix-turn-helix transcriptional regulator, translated as MVKPTLVTNTIRAQREEAGMTQADLAARIGVTRQTLIAIEQGRYSPTLELAFQIARAFGVGIDDLFQYPEA; from the coding sequence ATGGTCAAGCCGACCCTTGTCACCAACACGATCCGGGCGCAGCGGGAGGAGGCCGGGATGACACAGGCTGACCTCGCCGCGCGCATCGGCGTCACCAGGCAGACCCTCATCGCCATCGAGCAGGGGCGCTACTCGCCGACTCTCGAGCTCGCGTTCCAGATCGCCCGCGCCTTCGGCGTCGGCATCGACGATCTCTTCCAGTACCCGGAGGCATGA
- a CDS encoding proline dehydrogenase family protein yields MAEQSSSPEDRQLADGATALARRWVDEAAHAQVDPAAQRLAGVLHDPKGLPFTLGFVDGVMRPESATAAASNLHRVAPLAPDFLPWYLRGVVRLGGGVAPVLPVPTVPIARRVLREMVGHLIVDARPEKLGPALEKLRTGSDAGARLNLNLLGEAVLGGAEARRRLEGIHDLIRCDDVDYVSVKVSAIISHISMWAFDETVEQVVDRLMSLYVTAAGNGTFINLDMEEYRDLDLTIAVFTRLLEDPRLKMLEAGIVLQTYLPDALPALRELTAWARERVEHRGAPIKIRLVKGANLAMEKVDAVMHGWTQAPYSTKLDTDANYLRCLDFAFDPRNAAAVRIGVAGHNLFDIAYAWLLAGERGVRDAIEFEMLLGMAQGQVEAVSREVGPVLLYVPVVDPKEFDVAISYLARRLDENASSSNFLSAAFHLADDPSLFERERLRFVDSITRSRDRSLLTGARRRQNRAAPAHESTRPIVQPQSVDEELTGVVLDIARGSSRIDEGVDDPFLQTAVYARQEITAADGAPGFENTPDSDPALPANRAWAKGVFAHIARDRGLGIATLRASRIDDAARLDAAIERVRASASAWGSRPAAERAQVLQRAAAALAARRGELIEVAAVETGKVFAEADVEVSEAVDMAKYYAATCRELDGISGAVFEPAKVTVVTPPWNFPLAIPAGGVLAALAAGSGVVFKPAHQARRCAAVIAEALWEAGVPRDVLALVELGEQELGRRLITHPAVDRVILTGSWDTAALFRSWRPDLSLLAETSGKNAIIVTPTADIDLAVADLVKSAFGHAGQKCSAASLAILVGPVGHSKRFVRQLVDAVRSLRVAWPSDPTAEIGPVIERPQGKLAWALTQLEADEKWLIEPRSLDDSGRLWTPGVRVGVQPGSRAHLEEFFGPMLGIMHAPTLSAAIDLQNAVSYGLTAGLHTQDPADLAPWLDDVQAGNLYVNRGITGAIVQRQPFGGWKRSSVGPGAKAGGPNYLIGLGTWRSRPRGKSSSTLHLRGLDVRIAALIEAAQPSLDFDGFEWLRQSALADAVAWDREFGQVRDVSQLGVERNLFRYRPVPVAVRATGDAPLHEVLRVVLAGIRSGAEFMLSVPAGLPAGIRGELGDLGVAVAVESDTEWIERMLHRGDIVADGVSAPAVEERVRLVGGRESATALHRTLAEALDGDPDLAVYDGEVTSAGRLELLPFVHEQAISITAHRFGNPDDWSSDVI; encoded by the coding sequence ATGGCAGAGCAGTCGTCGTCGCCCGAGGATCGCCAGCTGGCTGATGGCGCCACGGCGCTCGCCCGGCGCTGGGTCGACGAGGCGGCCCACGCGCAGGTCGATCCGGCCGCACAGCGTCTCGCCGGCGTGCTGCATGACCCTAAGGGATTGCCCTTCACCCTCGGCTTCGTCGACGGCGTCATGCGCCCCGAGAGCGCAACGGCTGCGGCATCCAACCTGCATCGCGTCGCCCCGCTCGCTCCCGACTTCCTGCCCTGGTACCTGCGCGGTGTCGTGCGGCTCGGCGGCGGAGTCGCACCGGTCCTTCCGGTGCCGACGGTGCCGATCGCTCGCCGCGTGCTGCGGGAGATGGTCGGGCACCTCATCGTCGACGCGCGGCCCGAGAAGCTCGGCCCTGCGCTCGAGAAGCTGCGCACCGGTTCCGATGCGGGCGCGCGACTCAACCTCAATCTGCTGGGCGAGGCGGTGCTGGGTGGCGCCGAGGCACGCAGGCGCCTCGAGGGCATCCACGATCTGATCCGTTGTGACGACGTCGACTACGTGTCGGTGAAGGTCTCGGCGATCATCAGCCACATCTCGATGTGGGCGTTCGACGAGACCGTCGAACAGGTCGTCGACAGGCTGATGTCGCTGTACGTGACAGCCGCCGGGAACGGGACCTTCATCAACCTCGACATGGAGGAGTACCGCGATCTCGACCTCACGATCGCGGTGTTCACTCGACTGCTCGAAGATCCGCGGCTGAAGATGCTCGAGGCGGGCATCGTGCTGCAGACCTACCTGCCCGATGCGCTGCCCGCTCTGCGCGAGCTCACCGCCTGGGCGCGCGAACGGGTCGAGCACCGCGGTGCGCCGATCAAGATCCGGCTGGTCAAGGGCGCGAACCTCGCCATGGAGAAGGTCGACGCCGTGATGCACGGCTGGACCCAGGCCCCGTACAGCACCAAGCTCGACACAGACGCCAACTACCTGCGCTGCCTCGACTTCGCCTTCGACCCGCGGAATGCCGCCGCTGTGCGCATCGGAGTCGCTGGGCACAACCTCTTCGACATCGCCTACGCCTGGCTGCTCGCGGGTGAGCGCGGCGTGCGCGACGCGATCGAGTTCGAGATGCTGCTCGGCATGGCGCAGGGCCAGGTCGAGGCCGTCTCGCGCGAGGTCGGGCCCGTGCTGCTGTACGTGCCGGTCGTCGACCCGAAGGAGTTCGACGTCGCGATCAGCTATCTCGCGCGGCGGCTCGACGAGAACGCGTCATCGTCCAATTTCCTCTCGGCCGCCTTCCATCTCGCCGACGATCCGTCGCTGTTCGAGCGCGAGCGGCTGCGCTTCGTCGACTCGATCACGCGCTCGCGCGACCGCAGTCTGCTCACCGGGGCGCGGCGCAGGCAGAATCGGGCCGCCCCCGCACACGAGTCGACGCGCCCGATCGTGCAGCCCCAGAGCGTCGACGAGGAACTCACCGGCGTCGTGCTCGACATCGCGAGAGGGTCATCGCGCATCGACGAAGGCGTCGACGACCCGTTCCTGCAGACCGCCGTCTACGCCAGACAGGAGATCACGGCGGCGGACGGCGCACCCGGGTTCGAGAACACGCCGGACAGCGATCCGGCGCTGCCCGCCAACCGCGCCTGGGCGAAGGGCGTCTTCGCGCACATCGCCCGCGACCGCGGGCTCGGCATCGCGACCCTGCGCGCGTCGCGCATCGACGACGCCGCGCGGCTGGATGCTGCGATCGAGCGCGTTCGCGCCTCGGCATCCGCCTGGGGATCGCGACCCGCGGCAGAGCGGGCGCAGGTTCTGCAGCGCGCCGCAGCAGCCCTCGCCGCACGGCGCGGCGAGCTCATCGAGGTCGCCGCGGTCGAGACCGGCAAGGTGTTCGCCGAGGCTGACGTCGAGGTGAGCGAGGCGGTCGACATGGCGAAGTACTACGCCGCGACCTGCCGCGAGCTCGACGGGATCAGCGGCGCCGTCTTCGAGCCGGCGAAGGTGACGGTGGTGACTCCGCCGTGGAACTTCCCGCTCGCGATCCCGGCAGGGGGAGTGCTTGCCGCGCTCGCCGCCGGCTCCGGTGTCGTCTTCAAGCCGGCGCATCAGGCTCGCCGCTGCGCGGCCGTGATCGCAGAGGCGCTGTGGGAGGCCGGTGTCCCGCGCGACGTTCTCGCGCTCGTCGAGCTCGGTGAGCAGGAACTCGGCCGCCGTCTCATCACGCATCCCGCCGTCGACCGGGTCATCCTCACCGGATCGTGGGACACGGCGGCCCTGTTCCGCTCGTGGCGCCCCGACCTGTCGCTGCTCGCCGAGACCAGCGGCAAGAACGCGATCATCGTCACCCCCACCGCCGACATCGATCTCGCCGTCGCGGACCTCGTCAAGAGCGCGTTCGGACACGCAGGGCAGAAGTGCTCGGCGGCGTCGCTGGCGATCCTCGTCGGCCCGGTGGGGCATTCGAAGCGGTTCGTGCGTCAGCTGGTCGACGCCGTGCGGTCGCTGCGGGTCGCTTGGCCTTCGGATCCGACCGCGGAGATCGGACCGGTGATCGAGCGGCCGCAGGGCAAGCTGGCGTGGGCGCTCACGCAGCTCGAAGCAGACGAGAAGTGGCTGATCGAGCCTCGCTCGCTCGACGACAGCGGACGCCTGTGGACCCCTGGCGTGCGGGTGGGCGTGCAGCCCGGCTCTCGTGCGCACCTCGAGGAGTTCTTCGGTCCGATGCTGGGCATCATGCACGCACCGACCCTGAGCGCCGCGATCGACCTGCAGAACGCCGTCTCGTACGGACTCACCGCCGGTCTGCACACGCAGGACCCCGCCGATCTGGCGCCGTGGCTCGACGATGTGCAGGCGGGCAATCTCTATGTGAACCGGGGGATCACGGGCGCGATCGTGCAGCGCCAGCCTTTCGGCGGGTGGAAGCGCTCATCGGTGGGGCCGGGGGCCAAGGCGGGAGGTCCGAACTACCTCATCGGCCTCGGCACCTGGCGCTCGCGGCCACGGGGCAAGTCATCGAGCACGCTGCACCTGCGTGGGCTGGACGTGCGCATCGCGGCCCTCATCGAGGCGGCGCAGCCGTCGCTCGACTTCGATGGCTTCGAGTGGCTGCGCCAGTCGGCACTCGCCGACGCCGTCGCGTGGGATCGCGAGTTCGGTCAGGTGCGCGACGTGTCGCAGCTCGGCGTCGAGCGCAACCTGTTCCGCTACCGGCCCGTGCCCGTCGCGGTGCGAGCCACGGGAGACGCGCCTCTGCACGAGGTTCTGCGGGTCGTACTCGCCGGGATCCGCTCCGGCGCCGAGTTCATGCTCTCCGTGCCGGCAGGGCTGCCGGCCGGCATCCGAGGCGAGCTGGGTGACCTCGGCGTCGCGGTCGCCGTCGAGAGCGACACCGAGTGGATCGAGCGGATGCTGCACCGCGGCGACATCGTCGCGGATGGCGTCTCGGCGCCCGCCGTCGAGGAGAGGGTGCGTCTCGTCGGCGGCCGCGAGTCGGCGACCGCGCTGCACCGAACCCTCGCGGAGGCGCTGGACGGCGACCCCGACCTCGCGGTGTACGACGGCGAGGTCACCTCTGCCGGGCGGTTGGAGCTTCTGCCCTTCGTGCACGAGCAGGCCATCTCGATCACCGCGCACCGCTTCGGGAATCCCGACGACTGGAGCTCTGACGTCATCTGA
- a CDS encoding acyl-CoA thioesterase — MNVIWRTLLVILQARQRTRRGDALDPSAVSRIRLTTLPTDLDILRHMNNGRYLSLFDLGRWDLLIRTGLFDAMKDRGWYAVVSSETVTFRKSLQLWQRFDVESRFVGHDDKAVFLEHRAVVDGEVYARVIVRSRMLRRSGGTVSNEELFAAVGKPAGLPEVEPWIHDWASASALPSTKKPAPSVWR; from the coding sequence GTGAATGTGATCTGGCGCACCCTCCTCGTCATCCTGCAGGCCCGGCAGCGCACCCGCCGCGGCGACGCTCTCGATCCGTCGGCCGTCAGCCGTATCCGTCTCACCACACTGCCCACAGATCTCGACATCCTGCGGCACATGAACAACGGCCGCTACCTCTCGCTGTTCGACCTCGGTCGCTGGGATCTGCTGATCCGCACAGGGCTCTTCGACGCCATGAAGGACCGCGGCTGGTACGCGGTCGTCTCGAGCGAGACCGTCACCTTCCGCAAGTCGCTGCAGCTCTGGCAGCGCTTCGACGTCGAGTCGCGCTTCGTCGGTCACGATGACAAGGCGGTGTTCCTCGAGCACCGGGCTGTGGTCGACGGCGAGGTGTATGCGCGAGTGATCGTGAGGTCGCGGATGCTGCGCCGCAGCGGCGGCACGGTCAGCAACGAAGAGCTGTTCGCCGCAGTCGGAAAGCCCGCCGGGCTGCCCGAGGTCGAGCCGTGGATCCACGACTGGGCCTCCGCCTCGGCCCTGCCGTCGACGAAGAAGCCCGCGCCCAGCGTCTGGCGCTGA
- a CDS encoding GNAT family N-acetyltransferase — MSTEAHTEIIVRPVRDVDAEALGRVHAQCWHETYDHLISKAALEKISPRRMAELWTHWAAQGPEFKMSAALVDGEIVGFVGSGPARDKDAPALRELYFIYLLDSHHGTGIGQKLFDAAVEQDEPLYLWVADDNPRAHRFYTRNGFALDGATHTEPFLGETLTEVRFVRA, encoded by the coding sequence ATGAGCACCGAAGCCCATACCGAGATCATCGTCCGACCCGTCCGCGATGTCGATGCGGAAGCCCTGGGCCGCGTGCACGCGCAGTGCTGGCACGAGACCTACGACCACCTGATCAGCAAGGCCGCGCTCGAGAAGATCTCGCCGCGCCGGATGGCCGAGCTGTGGACCCACTGGGCCGCTCAGGGCCCGGAGTTCAAGATGAGCGCTGCACTGGTCGACGGTGAGATCGTCGGCTTCGTGGGCTCGGGCCCCGCTCGCGACAAGGACGCCCCGGCGCTGCGCGAGCTCTACTTCATCTATCTCCTCGACTCTCACCACGGCACGGGCATCGGCCAGAAGCTGTTCGACGCCGCCGTCGAGCAGGACGAGCCGCTCTACCTGTGGGTCGCCGACGACAACCCCCGGGCGCACCGGTTCTACACGCGCAACGGGTTCGCGCTCGACGGCGCGACCCACACCGAGCCGTTCCTGGGTGAGACGCTCACCGAGGTGCGCTTCGTCCGCGCCTGA
- the pntB gene encoding Re/Si-specific NAD(P)(+) transhydrogenase subunit beta yields MTVDAFAAAAYIVAALLFILSLAGLSRHESARAGVIYGIAGMAIALGATLALTIADAWGTTGATLGLSLLGGGVLIGAAIGLWRAKVVQMTEMPELIALLHSFVGLAAVLVGWNGHLAHAPIPAQLVDIHNAEVFIGIFIGGVTFTGSIVAYLKLSAKMSSRPLMLPGKNVLNVGALVAFLALTVWFVVDQQLWLLVAVTVLAFALGWHLVASIGGGDMPVVVSMLNSYSGWAAAAAGLLLNNDLLIVTGALVGSSGAYLSYIMCRAMNRSFLSVIAGGFGIVASASSDDEYGEHREITADAAASMLSSASSVVITPGYGMAVAQAQYPVADLVAKLRERGVEVRFGIHPVAGRLPGHMNVLLAEAKVPYDIVLGMDEINDDLASTSVVLVIGANDTVNPAAAEDPGSPIAGMPVLRVWEAENVIVFKRSMAAGYAGVQNPLFFRDNAQMLFGDAKERVEDIIRAL; encoded by the coding sequence GTGACCGTCGACGCCTTTGCCGCTGCCGCGTACATCGTCGCGGCCCTGCTGTTCATCCTCAGCCTCGCCGGACTCAGCCGTCACGAATCCGCCCGAGCCGGTGTGATCTACGGCATCGCAGGAATGGCCATCGCGCTCGGCGCGACCCTCGCCCTCACCATCGCGGATGCCTGGGGAACCACCGGCGCGACCCTCGGCCTCAGCCTGCTCGGCGGGGGAGTGCTTATCGGCGCGGCCATCGGCCTGTGGCGCGCGAAGGTCGTGCAGATGACCGAGATGCCCGAGCTGATCGCGCTGCTGCACAGTTTCGTCGGCCTGGCGGCCGTGCTCGTGGGCTGGAACGGCCACCTCGCGCACGCGCCGATCCCCGCCCAGCTGGTCGACATCCACAACGCCGAGGTGTTCATCGGCATCTTCATCGGCGGCGTCACCTTCACGGGATCGATCGTCGCGTACCTGAAGCTGTCGGCGAAGATGTCGTCGCGCCCGCTCATGCTCCCTGGTAAGAACGTGCTGAACGTCGGGGCGCTGGTGGCCTTCCTCGCGCTCACGGTGTGGTTCGTGGTGGATCAGCAGCTCTGGCTGCTCGTCGCCGTCACGGTGCTGGCGTTCGCACTCGGCTGGCACCTGGTGGCATCCATCGGCGGCGGAGACATGCCGGTGGTCGTCTCGATGCTCAACAGCTACTCCGGATGGGCGGCCGCCGCCGCGGGCCTCCTGCTGAACAACGACCTGCTCATCGTCACCGGTGCACTGGTCGGATCGTCGGGTGCCTACCTGTCGTACATCATGTGCAGGGCGATGAACCGGTCGTTCCTGTCGGTGATCGCCGGAGGCTTCGGCATCGTGGCGTCCGCCTCGTCGGATGACGAGTACGGCGAGCACCGCGAGATCACCGCAGACGCAGCGGCGTCGATGCTCTCATCGGCGTCCAGCGTCGTGATCACCCCCGGGTACGGCATGGCCGTAGCCCAGGCGCAGTATCCGGTCGCCGACCTTGTCGCCAAGCTGCGCGAGCGCGGCGTGGAGGTGCGCTTCGGCATCCATCCCGTCGCGGGGCGCCTTCCCGGGCATATGAACGTGCTGCTGGCCGAGGCGAAGGTGCCGTACGACATCGTGCTCGGCATGGACGAGATCAACGACGACCTGGCGTCGACCAGCGTCGTGCTCGTGATCGGCGCGAACGACACGGTCAATCCCGCCGCCGCGGAGGACCCTGGTAGCCCGATCGCCGGGATGCCGGTGCTGCGCGTCTGGGAGGCCGAGAACGTCATCGTGTTCAAGCGCTCGATGGCCGCGGGCTACGCAGGGGTGCAGAACCCGCTGTTCTTCCGCGACAACGCGCAGATGCTGTTCGGCGATGCGAAGGAGCGGGTGGAGGACATCATCCGGGCCCTCTGA